The genome window aaaaatttgcaattacattaatcaattttatcaaattcatcatcatcatcatcctctccATCCCCCATTATTTTCATTCTCGTCAtcactttcttcttcttcttcttcttcttcttcttcttcttcttcttcatcatcatcattatcttcaAGTCGAACGAATGGTAGGTTCCATATTGTGgaaaatcaacaaatatagaGAATGTGCCGGTGGCACTTGATCTATCTTCTTGATAAGCTTCTTCAGtatcatttgatattttgatggATTCGCTTATCGAGCGACTTTCAGACTTGACGACCGTAAACCATTTGCTATGTGGATTGAATACAATGGGAGCATAGTAAACCTGGGAAGCTTGACTAGCCAAAATAAAAATCTCATCTGACTTCAATCTTGAAGTAATATCCACGGTCACGACCCCATTTTTATCAGTCACAACACCATTTTCGGCACTATCAAACCATAtacatttgaataaatatacataatttcatCCTCGATAAATAATCTTGACAATTTCCTCCAATTGTCCATAATAGTCAAGATTATTTTCATGTGAAGTACCCTTAACAATGACACCGGACCCGAAAGCTGTTCTCGTACAAAATTTTTATCCTTATCGGTCAAAAGTACATATTCTTCTGCTACCTCTCGCTCCTTATCAGTCATATAACGAGTTCCTTCTTTATCAAGACATTCAATTGGATATCCAAAACTTCTAATTTTTCAGAGTTATCACCATCAAAAAGAGCTTCATTGCGAagtattttattatgaattgagtCCGAGGCAAAGTAGAAGGAACAAAAATTAAGGATCTCCTCTTCCTTGATTTATCCAAATATCAATTACAACTACATATATTacacacaattttatttttgtcatcTCCATAAAATAGCATAAAATCATTCTCACACAcatcaattttttcatattctACCCGCAAACTTTTTATAACCTTTTTCATATCATAATAAGACTCGGATAATGTGTGATTGTTTGGTAACACGTCCATAATGATCTTTATCAAACTATTGAAAGATTTGTCACTATAATTAGACGCAtttttgaactccaacaattttCCGGTAAAACTTATTCTTGTATATTTTGTGCAACCGGAATAAATaggaacaccattttcaacaatcgCCTCATAAAATtcttgttaggtcctggaacgattgtagaagggggggttgaatacaatcgtcactaaaaataatcgcggcggaataaatctgattggaatgtaacttgttaatcagattaaaattaattaatataacaatgttttaagtcattatataattaatatggttcgttttaatgtccactagttcgtagaataaatttgacagaaagtattctaactcggtggaacaaaacaaccgaatgatcaaagcacagtaaactgtggtttaacgaatagcaagtttagcacaacttgaaagcttacaagcactttgaacaagaacaaatgaatgggggggaggccatatttataggcaaatcccatgaactaggcaagacaatggtgcaaagacaatctagtggtgGCTAAGACAATTTAGCACTTTGTCTTGCCAAAACAAGCAAGGCAAGACAACCTAAGCTAAGGCAAGACAATGAAatgggaaggtaagacaatctaatgagaaggtaagacaatctcaaggattgtctttccttgtgttggAAGGGGAAGGaagaggtaagacaatcatagttattgtcttaccttgttgattATAACAAGACaaagccttggattgtctttccttttgattaaacatttagacaatcctttagattgtctttccttgtagttttccaagtatacaatcaaatagattgtctttccttgtgttttacaagtagacaatccattttccctttaattaattaaccaattaatattcacttaattattttaaatgcataaattcataaattaaattaattcgagatagaattaatttaataaataaattacacatccaatataattattttgagaagtgaaataaataattagataatcaattatcccttttcttcttcttcagagtcttcagtcttctgtatacaattaagatcttcgacttgaatgaacggccactttcttttgacatagaataattaatctgatgagctgatacacaaatgtactgtctggttcatctgtaactagctcaattaaatattccttgtcatttaaaacaattaagctgtgacttgttcgtcgattcttcgtcttcttagttcttcttcgtttgtagacacaataatggaatcttatgaataaataaagtattgaagctttataccttctgatcttctggacgtgctacaaaagattatttgtacactgaggcttgatcatattaatgaacttcttccagtggtttgcagcagcatcctgaaattcttctgacataaaatcttcaataaatcatttgacgttcttcgtacggattccggataacagtacttgctatttacttgctttcttatcagagttgagttgattcctcttaattacaaataggcttaacatatgcctttcaatctccccctatttgtttgttaacataacatgcaaattatcgagaggataactcaactaactgataagacaaaggattaaacatttaaagataaatagaaaaagtttctggtattcattaaacatttaccagattcaaacataataagtagattacaaaaggggtgttcttTTTAGAACATATGTTACAATTCCCTATATAATCTAAgtatcaacttctccttcttcagtatcagaactgtgaagaataggagttgaaggttcttccctggatggctgagcagcagtagtggcttcaccacgtttcttcctttcattagccagagccagttgatgcataacttccaaatccacagggtcctcctgaaagtcagcaggctgagtctttgtgacttgcttcatcttccttgtatatttggaaataccattccgaagacagtagtcagCTATAACTTTATCTGCATCGGCCTTCTCTTTCGAAGAGAATCCCTTGGTTCtcaggagagtagatgcaaggatcagttggttcacagggTACTTTGGGAAGGACTCATCATTCGGATACAAGGTGTTTAtgacgtcgtcattgatgaacttcagacaataaggattcttgacaatctgagggctattgaaatcagcatgttccatcagcttgtctcgaaggagttcattcaaattagagcttcgcttgactttgttacgaagcacccagagctcagttactgtaaatgactttaagaattcaactgagagtctgaatgtcccGTTTCTCCTTGTGTATATGATGAGTTCTCATTGATCTAGCAGATTCCTGACTGCAACAGTAATGTACCACAACTCCAGAGAAAGGGCATGCATgaataaatcctcatcagggtttacctcccttagatcatagataagagacatgaacttcctgtcatcgaagggttccctcggaggtccattgaaaattctgcgagcaatgtcccaactcttaccaactttatgcttcacatcaagattcttctgcacacaggcagcatcatagatcttttgcttttccttcttgatttcctcTTCTGTAATgagcttgtcctctagaagcttttgaaagtccctgagctttctctttctagcttcattctcctGCTTAAACTTTCTCACAAGCTCCTCATGTTCTTGGTCCACAGCTTCCTCTTCAGTCTGGAACACATATGCTTCATCAAATGCACCATCTTCGTGATtctggcagtaagtggcatcaaacacatcatcatcatccatttccttaggaaaggcatcataattgtcttcctgttgatgcatgggttgtttgccttttgacttttcagtttctctgccaggtgcagaatcagaagtgttggtgtttttattccctttgttactttgattggagctgtttcctttgtcttctcctcccttgtctctattctcccccttagttgagggatcctctccggaggttggagcatcagacttggagttcctgagaagttgatccagtttgctgtcgatctcatcaaatttagacatgtagagctcatggttggatctcatttcgacagtcaaactctggatatcagctctaagctcatccctgtaagaactggatggctcctcctctactttcttctctaaggtgaccagttgtgcacctttcaatttctcattctccgcaatcatctgggcaagttcagcttgtaacttAGCAATTTGTTCCTCGAACAGAGctgggttagtgtgtgcactcacctcacgtacactcaaagctgtttcactagcctcacgtgcatgtgtatcgctcggtgtttgcctcacATCACTCGTTTCATTCACACTTCCAGTTGTACCTgtgtatactaccaatgttccctgaaatgggttcaaaggtagtggaggaacaaattgtcctccggaagccagtgacggcaaatctacttgcacattgccaagcagttcctgatcatgaaagaaagggtgatcagcaaagttttcatgcatagtaatttgattttgaaaaactgtgctctcagaaagtgtagtaacctgtgtattggcttgattttgcactagcgtgagtgctagagcagtgctagactctgtacaggataccgtggctggacggtcaacttcaatggcttcattctgttgagagaatgaatccagagactgtattgccatttcagtgtccaagcccttttgggaaggcgaggatgaggctgcagttgttaCCGAGGCTTCgactctttgtttcttttgagaagacagagctgcgggttgatccATTAAACTACTCAAACTCCTCATTCTGGCAACTTTCTTAACAGGTTTTGAAGTAGtgatgtttgttgtgtttggagAAGGGAGAGTTTGTTGAATAGAAACATCAGcggggttatgaacctgtgtgttgtcaggttcattgttggcaggctgacaaaacaagtcaaagttacaaccataatcagatatatcaatattaaagttagatgagaagtcagtaagtacctgagctacctgtaagttatcTCTGAATTCCTGAAGATCAGGATTGATAGCTGAATCTGAtggcagtggttgtgaggttgattgtgtttgtggagatTATTGTGGTTGAGCAGTAGGTTGTGTGGgtgcagatgaagatggttgagcttcgaagaagtcaaaaggtagaggctcatcttcatatGATGGAAACTGTCGTTGGGGGATAGGTGATTGAACTGGTGATTGGTCAGGGGATTGATctggtgattgttgttgttgtggatcttgaggttgaggtggttgttgatcttgttgctgttgttgttgttgttgttgagccacttgaacttgataaggaacaactTGAGCATTGAACCTTTCCAACATAAATGGAGTAACAATGAGTGGTACTGCGTTGTACTTACTTCCTTTAGCCAGCTTGTTGATCAACTTGAGACTGGTCTGTTTGACATTGAGTCTCTCAgcattgaagtagaagttcttgtcggcttcagtcatcttatcatttaacagcaacatcaggaatcgtggataaaagcattcaactttaaCATTAGTTTCCACGTTCCGACTTCCAAGTGGTCCCATCTTCCTCAGAATCTCCTTCAGGATAATTGTACCTAAATCAATATGACGATTAAAAGCAATACATACTCCAAATACCTGCAGTATGTtggatatgttgtgaaaatttcTCCTATCAGTGGGAGAGAACACCTTAGCAAGCgtgtcgaagaagatctctCATTCTGGCTTCAGTTTTCCCTTCGTCATCTTTGACAAGTGAATTTCCCCTTGATATTGAATAGTCTCAAAGAACTGCATCAACTCAGGTTCTTTAGGAGCATTAACAAAGTTAGCACGGGGGAAACCCAACAcacgattcacatcatcagcagaGATTGTGATCGTCCTTCTTCCATTCACGTCACCTACCCTTATATCTCCCGTAACCCTATGATTGTCCAGAAGGGTAGTATTTAGAGCCGTGGAGTAGAAGTCATACAAAGGTTGAATCTGTAAATCAGCTGAGGCAGTGATTGCAGTACTCGCCAGACATTGTTCATTCAGAAATTTGACCCAGGGTCTGAACCGAGCAGCAACGGCTTCAGGGTCTTGAAATCCGTTGTAGTTAGTctccataattttgaatttaccaaccattttgttaattaaaaggtgaattaagcgagaagtttttcaaataaaatgataatcctcaaatatctcgcaaatttcacgtaataattaatttaacgattaattaattaattaattaataattcgaaataagaattaattccgaattaaaaattaattaaattataacggTTGTAAATTTCAAACACAATCCAAGGCAAAGGTTCCAAATCAGTCCAATAGTCTCCAAAAGCTTCATAAAAAATCGAAAATCCCCAAGTCATACaaccaagaaccctaatttcgaAAACCCCAATAAACAAAATCGAGGGCTTTTCTCCTTAATTCGAACTAAATACAGCAGTTTAGTCCACTCAAATCAACCAAGATTCTCAGTGTAAACACAATCCCCAATCTACAGAAAACTCCGATCGTTATTCGTGAACTCAAGTAACATCCCGACGAAATTCCGGCAGCGTAACGGTAGGAATCGCACAACTTAATCACACCAGCAAGTTATACGTTACTTGAAAACGAAAGAACCGCAAGTTTATgagcaaaacttgaaaaaaccGAAGTGAAATGCGTGTATAAGTGTGTGTAAACGAGATGGtgagtgaagaagatgaaaatGGAGGTGGgtaagataatatatatgattgtcttgccattttgaatctcggtaagacaatctggctgattgtcttgccgattcaaaactcggtaagacaatcagcgagattgtcttgctgaaaagcGGTAGTGGAGTGGTGAATGGGACGGTAATACAAtccttgagattgtcttgccgtttcaaCGAAGCGTACACAATAAGCCAATtgaactcggtaagacaatttttcaaattgtcttgccgagttaaataaagaaaaactgaaaaatgcggtaagacaatcgaggggattgtcttgccgtgtctTTAAAGCGTACAAGAGAAGCTattctcggtaagacaattttcaaaattgtcttgccgagtaatatacattaattaaaagaaaaatcggtaagacaattatagaaattgtcttgccgcgtggaaaataaagaaaatgaaggaaATTGGTTTTAaaaacacggtaagacaattaatcgaattgtcttgccgcGTTTTTCATCcagaaaattaaagaaaaaatagtaaaaatatgatttttgatttattttaaaagataaaatgttttgcacattaaatcaaaaatctaaaataaaaacaatactaaatattacacatatatatattttgtaaaattcaactttaattaaatataaatacttatgaacttaactttaattcataaaaatgaattaacttaaattcaaatatttatgctcaattaattttgaaaaatacaaaataaatacaaataattatctaaatgcttagaaaataatacaggggagtaatcaggcatttagaaaattacaggtaaacatataaacatgcataattacacagataattataaaataatatacagacaatcatataaaatctaataaaatacctataaatacacagaaaattcacaaaattatataaaaatatataaagcatattaaaaatatatacaatgagaatcatgtcatatttaacatccctagctcacaaaccaacttagagaaagtggattcatcaagtggtttagtgaagatgtcagtaATTTGATCAGTcgtgggcacaaaatgtaacaccaccgtaccattcatgacatgttctcgaataaaatgatacctgatatctatgtgcttggttctggaatgttgaaccggattgttggaaatggctatggcacttgtgttgtcacaaaatattggaattttgtcgacagaaataccataatcattcagttggtttctgatccacagtatctgagcacagcagcttccagcagctatatacttagcttcagcagtagaagtagacactgaatgctgcttcttgctgtaccaggaaaccaaccgacgtcctagaaattgacagcttccagacgtacttttcctatcaatcctgcatcctgcataatcagaatctgtatatccagataagtcaaaaccagtattcttagggtaccaaatacctaaaccaggtgtacccttaagatatctaaaaattcttttgacggctataagatgtgattctttaggatcagcttggaacctagcacacaaacatgttgcaaacataatatctggtctactagcagtgagatagagtaaagagccaatcatacctcgatagcttgagatatcaactttcttaccagatttatcctggtcaagctttgtggcagtggccatgggtgtctttgccggagaagagtcttctagattgtactttcgcagaagatctctgacatactttgactggcaaatgaagatgccatcttccttttggcttacttgaagaccaagaaagtaggacagctcacccatcatactcatttcataattactctgcattaacttagcaaacctcttgcacaagttatcgttagtagaaccaaatataatatcatcaacatatatttaaacaaatatcatattattatcatgcaatttttaaaagagagttttgtctatgacacctctagtga of Daucus carota subsp. sativus chromosome 3, DH1 v3.0, whole genome shotgun sequence contains these proteins:
- the LOC135151517 gene encoding uncharacterized protein LOC135151517; protein product: MGPLGSRNVETNVKVECFYPRFLMLLLNDKMTEADKNFYFNAERLNVKQTSLKLINKLAKGSKYNAVPLIVTPFMLERFNAQVVPYQVQVAQQQQQQQQQDQQPPQPQDPQQQQSPDQSPDQSPVQSPIPQRQFPSYEDEPLPFDFFEAQPSSSAPTQPTAQPQ